A part of Miscanthus floridulus cultivar M001 chromosome 6, ASM1932011v1, whole genome shotgun sequence genomic DNA contains:
- the LOC136461903 gene encoding U-box domain-containing protein 4-like, which produces MESPEACSSGESSPVSPAAAAAAAERPSEAAALRALVDRVRAGEVDAAREVRRLTRASARHRRKLAAAVDPLVAMLRSAAPEAGEAALLALLNLAVKDERNKTKIVDAGALEPLLGYLQSSDLNLQEYATAALLTLSASSTNKPIISASGAIPLLVKVLKEGNPQAKNDAVMALYNLSTITDNLQAILSVQPIPPLIGLLKGGKRSSKTADKCCALLESLLAFDQCRVALTSEEGGVLAIVEVLEEGSLQGREHAVGALLTMCESDRSKYRDLILNEGAIPGLLELTVHGTPKSRMKAHVLLDLLRNSPYSRSKLQADTLENLVTNIASQIDGEDRGGKAKKMLAEMVKVSMEQSLRHLQRRASFA; this is translated from the exons ATGGAGTCGCCGGAGGCGTGCTCGTCCGGGGAGTCGTCCCCCGtctcgccggcggcggcagcggcggcggcggagcgccCGTCCGAGGCGGCGGCGCTGCGGGCGCTCGTCGACCGGGTGCGCGCCGGGGAGGTGGACGCCGCCCGCGAGGTGCGCCGCCTCACCCGGGCCTCCGCGAGGCACCGCCGcaagctcgccgccgccgtcgacccgCTCGTCGCCATGCTCCGCTCCGCCGCGCCCGAGGCTGGGGAGGCCGCGCTCCTCGCGCTGCTCAACCTCGCCGTCAAGGACGAGAG AAATAAAACCAAGATAGTGGATGCCGGTGCACTTGAGCCCCTGCTTGGTTATTTGCAATCAAGTGATCTAAATCTGCAGGAGTATGCGACTGCTGCTCTCCTTACACTTTCAGCCTCATCCACCAATAAGCCTATCATAAGTGCTTCAGGAGCAATTCCTCTACTCGTGAAAGTCCTCAAAGAAGGGAATCCTCAAGCCAAGAATGATGCTGTGATGGCTCTCTACAACCTCTCCACAATCACTGACAACCTTCAAGCCATCCTTTCTGTTCAGCCAATTCCTCCTTTAATAGGGCTACTGAAGGGTGGCAAGAGGTCCTCCAAAACAGCCGACAAATGCTGTGCACTTCTCGAGTCATTGCTTGCGTTTGATCAATGTCGGGTGGCCTTGACATCTGAGGAAGGCGGAGTGCTTGCCATCGTAGAGGTGCTTGAGGAAGGCTCCCTACAGGGCAGAGAGCATGCTGTGGGAGCGCTCCTGACAATGTGCGAGAGTGACCGCAGCAAGTACAGAGACCTCATTCTGAATGAAGGGGCGATTCCTGGTCTTCTTGAGCTTACAGTCCATGGCACACCCAAGTCTCGAATGAAGGCTCATGTTCTTCTTGACCTGTTGCGCAACTCACCGTACTCAAGATCAAAGCTGCAGGCAGACACGCTCGAGAACCTCGTGACCAACATCGCTTCCCAAATAGACGGCGAAGACCGTGGCGGCAAAGCGAAGAAGATGCTTGCTGAGATGGTGAAGGTCAGCATGGAGCAGAGCCTGAGGCATCTGCAGCGTCGGGCTTCCTTCGCTTGA